Proteins from one Rhinopithecus roxellana isolate Shanxi Qingling chromosome 20, ASM756505v1, whole genome shotgun sequence genomic window:
- the WDR24 gene encoding GATOR complex protein WDR24 — translation MEKMSRVTTALGGSVLTGRTMHCHLDAPANAISVCRDAAQVVVAGRSIFKIYAIEEEQFVEKLNLRVGRKPSLNLSCADVVWHQMDENLLATAATNGVVVTWNLGRPSRNKQDQLFTEHKRTVNKVCFHPTEAHVLLSGSQDGFMKCFDLRRKDSVSTFSGQSESVRDVQFSIRDYFTFASTFENGNVQLWDIRRPDRCERMFTAHNGPVFCCDWHPEDRGWLATGGRDKMVKVWDMTTHRAKEMHCVQTIASVARVKWRPECRHHLATCSMMVDHNIYVWDVRRPFVPAAMFEEHRDVTTGIAWRHPHDPSFLLSGSKDSSLCQHLFRDASQPVERANPEGLCYGLFGDLAFAAKESLVAAESGRKPYTGDRRHPIFFKRKLDPAEPFAGLASSALSVFETEPGGGGMRWFVDTAERYALAGRPLAELCDHNAKVARELGRNQVAQTWTMLRIIYCSPGLVPTANLNHSVGKGGSCGLPLMNSFNLKDMAPGLGSETRLDRSKGDTRSDTVLLDSSATLITNEDNEETEGSDVPADYLLGDVEGEEDELYLLDPEHTHPEEPECVLPQEAFPLRHEIVDTPPGPEHLQDKADSPHVSGSEADVASLAPVDSSFSLLSVSHALYDSRLPPDFFSVLVRDMLHFYAEQGDVQMAVSVLIILGERVRKDIDEQTQEHWYTSYIDLLQRFRLWNVSNEVVKLSTSRAVSCLNQASTTLHVNCSHCKRPMSNRGWVCDRCHRCASMCAVCHHVVKGLFVWCQGCSHGGHLQHIMKWLEGSSHCPAGCGHLCEYS, via the exons ATGGAGAAGATGTCCCGTGTGACCACAGCCCTGGGTGGCAGCGTGCTGACGGGTCGCACCATGCATTGCCACCTGGATGCTCCCGCCAATGCCATCAGTGTGTGCCGTGACGCAGCCCAGGTGGTCGTGGCAGGCCGTAGCATCTTCAAGATCTATGCCATTGAGGAGGAACAGTTCGTGGAGAAGCTGAACCTGCGTGTGGGGCGTAAGCCTTCACTGAATCTGAGCTGCGCTGACGTGGTGTGGCACCAGATGGATGAGAACCTGTTGGCCACAGCAGCCACCAATGGTGTGGTGGTCACGTGGAACCTGGGCCGGCCGTCCCGCAACAAGCAGGACCAGCTGTTCACAGAACACAAGCGCACGGTGAACAAAGTCTGCTTCCACCCCACTGAAGCCCACGTGCTGCTCAGTGGCTCCCAGGATGGCTTCATGAAGTGCTTTGATCTCCGCAGAAAGGACTCTGTCAGCACCTTCTCGG GCCAGTCTGAGAGCGTGCGGGACGTGCAGTTCAGTATCCGGGACTACTTCACCTTTGCCTCCACCTTTGAGAATGGCAACGTGCAGCTCTGGGACATCCGGCGTCCCGACCGGTGCGAGAGGATGTTCACAGCCCACAATGGACCCGTCTTCTGCTGCGACTGGCACCCCGAGGATAG GGGCTGGTTGGCCACAGGAGGGCGCGACAAGATGGTGAAGGTCTGGGACATGACCACACACCGTGCCAAGGAGATGCACTGTGTGCAGACCATCGCCTCGGTGGCCCGTGTCAAGTGGCGGCCTGAGTGCCGCCACCACCTGGCCACGTGCTCCATGATGGTGGACCACAACATCTATGTCTGGGATGTGCGCCGGCCCTTCGTGCCAGCTGCCATGTTTGAGGAGCACCGAGATGTCACTACAGGAATCGCCTGGCGCCACCCCCACGATCCCTCCTTCCTGCTGTCTGGCTCCAAGGACAGCTCACTGTGCCAGCACCTGTTCCGCGATGCCAGCCAGCCCGTCGAGCGTGCCAACCCCGAGGGCCTCTGCTATGGCCTCTTCGGGGACCTGGCCTTCGCCGCCAAGGAAAGCCTAGTGGCTGCCGAGTCGGGGCGCAAGCCCTACACTGGCGACCGGCGCCACCCCATCTTCTTTAAGCGCAAGCTGGACCCTGCCGAGCCCTTCGCAGGCCTGGCCTCCAGCGCCCTCAGTGTCTTTGAGACAGAGCCGGGTGGCGGCGGCATGCGCTGGTTTGTAGACACAGCTGAGCGTTATGCGCTGGCTGGCCGGCCACTGGCAGAGCTCTGTGACCACAACGCAAAGGTGGCTCGAGAGCTTGGCCGCAACCAG GTGGCGCAAACATGGACCATGCTGCGGATCATCTACTGCAGCCCTGGCCTGGTCCCCACTGCGAACCTCAACCACAGCGTGGGCAAGGGTGGCTCCTGTGGCCTGCCCCTCATGAACAG TTTCAACCTGAAGGATATGGCCCCAGGGTTGGGCAGTGAGACGCGGCTGGACCGCAGCAAAGGAGACACACGGAGCGATACAGTTCTGCTCGACTCCTCCGCCACACTCATCACCAACGAGG ATAATGAGGAAACCGAGGGGAGCGACGTACCTGCCGACTACCTGCTGGGTGATGTGGAGGGTGAGGAGGACGAGCTGTACCTGCTGGATCCAGAACACACGCACC CCGAGGAGCCTGAGTGTGTGCTGCCGCAGGAGGCCTTTCCACTGCGCCACGAGATCGTGGACACGCCTCCCGGGCCCGAGCACCTGCAGGACAAGGCCGACTCCCCGCACGTGAGCGGCAGCGAGGCGGATGTGGCCTCCCTGGCCCCCGTGGACTCCTCTTTCTCGCTCCTGTCTGTCTCACACGCACTTTACGATAGCCGCCTGCCACCTGACTTCTTCAGCGTGCTGGTGCGCGACATGCTGCATTTCTACGCTGAGCAGGGCGACGTGCAGATGGCTGTGTCTGTGCTCATTATCCTGGGTGAACGGGTGCGCAAGGACATCGACGAGCAGACCCAG GAGCACTGGTACACTTCCTACATCGACCTACTGCAGCGCTTCCGCCTCTGGAACGTGTCCAACGAGGTGGTCAAGCTGAGCACTAGCCGCGCCGTCAGCTGCCTCAACCAGGCCTCCACCACCCTGCACGTCAACTGCAGCCACTGCAAGCGGCCCATGAGCAACCGGGGCTGGGTCTGCGACAG GTGCCACCGCTGCGCCAGCATGTGTGCCGTCTGCCACCACGTGGTCAAGGGTCTGTTCGTGTGGTGCCAGGGCTGCAGCCACGGCGGCCACCTGCAGCACATCATGAAATGGCTGGAAGGCAGCTCCCACTGTCCCGCGGGCTGCGGCCACCTCTGCGAGTACTCCTGA
- the JMJD8 gene encoding jmjC domain-containing protein 8 isoform X4 produces MPLPGRAQEVTSGVRPGCRPLPRRRSCRPMAGGRARGSRRAVRLSEGGGLMARASRLLALWALAAVALPGSGEEGDGGWYAFVRPVILQGLTDNSRFRALCSREKLLASFGDRVVRLSTANTYSYQKVDLPFQEYVEQLLHPQDPTSLGNDTLYFFGDNNFTEWASLFRHYSPPPFGLLGTAPAYSFGIAGAGSGVPFHWHGPGYSEVIYGRKRWFLYPPEKTPEFHPNKTTLAWLRDTYPALPPSARPLECTIQAGAVLP; encoded by the exons ATGCCACTTCCGGGGCGGGCCCAAGAGGTCACTTCCGGGGTCCGTCCCGGCTGCCGGCCGTTGCCACGACGACGAAGCTGCCGGCCAATGGCTGGCGGACGGGCCCGAGGTTCCCGGCGTGCAGTGCGGCTGTCTGAGGGCGGCGGGCTCATGGCGCGGGCGTCGCGGCTGCTCGCGCTCTGGGCGTTGGCGGCTGTGGCTCTACCCGGCTCCGGGGAGGAGGGCGACGGCGGGTG GTACGCCTTCGTCAGGCCCGTCATCCTGCAGGGACTCACGGACAACTCG AGGTTCCGGGCCCTGTGCTCCCGCGAAAAGTTGCTGGCCTCGTTTGGGGACAGAGTGGTCCGCCTGAGCACCGCCAACACCTACTCCTACCAGAAAG TGGACTTGCCCTTCCAGGAGTATGTGGAGCAGCTGCTGCACCCTCAGGACCCCACCTCCCTAGGCAATG ACACCCTGTACTTCTTCGGGGACAACAACTTCACCGAGTGGGCCTCTCTCTTTCGGCACTATTCCCCACCCCCATTTGGCCTGCTGGGAACCGCTCCAGCTTACAGCTTTGGAATCGCAG GAGCTGGCTCGGGGGTGCCCTTCCACTGGCATGGGCCTGGGTACTCAGAAGTGATCTACGGCCGTAAG CGCTGGTTCCTCTACCCACCTGAGAAGACGCCAGAGTTCCACCCCAACAAGACCACGCTGGCCTGGCTCCGGGACACATACCCAGCCCTGCCACCGTCTGCACGGCCCCTGGAGTGTACCATCCAGGCTG GTGCTGTACTTCCCTGA
- the JMJD8 gene encoding jmjC domain-containing protein 8 isoform X2, giving the protein MPLPGRAQEVTSGVRPGCRPLPRRRSCRPMAGGRARGSRRAVRLSEGGGLMARASRLLALWALAAVALPGSGEEGDGGWRPGGPGAVAEEERCTVERRSDLTYAEFVQQYAFVRPVILQGLTDNSRFRALCSREKLLASFGDRVVRLSTANTYSYQKVDLPFQEYVEQLLHPQDPTSLGNDTLYFFGDNNFTEWASLFRHYSPPPFGLLGTAPAYSFGIAGAGSGVPFHWHGPGYSEVIYGRKRWFLYPPEKTPEFHPNKTTLAWLRDTYPALPPSARPLECTIQAGAVLP; this is encoded by the exons ATGCCACTTCCGGGGCGGGCCCAAGAGGTCACTTCCGGGGTCCGTCCCGGCTGCCGGCCGTTGCCACGACGACGAAGCTGCCGGCCAATGGCTGGCGGACGGGCCCGAGGTTCCCGGCGTGCAGTGCGGCTGTCTGAGGGCGGCGGGCTCATGGCGCGGGCGTCGCGGCTGCTCGCGCTCTGGGCGTTGGCGGCTGTGGCTCTACCCGGCTCCGGGGAGGAGGGCGACGGCGGGTG GCGCCCGGGCGGGCCGGGGGCCGTGGCGGAGGAGGAGCGCTGCACGGTGGAGCGTCGGTCCGACCTCACCTACGCCGAGTTCGTGCAGCA GTACGCCTTCGTCAGGCCCGTCATCCTGCAGGGACTCACGGACAACTCG AGGTTCCGGGCCCTGTGCTCCCGCGAAAAGTTGCTGGCCTCGTTTGGGGACAGAGTGGTCCGCCTGAGCACCGCCAACACCTACTCCTACCAGAAAG TGGACTTGCCCTTCCAGGAGTATGTGGAGCAGCTGCTGCACCCTCAGGACCCCACCTCCCTAGGCAATG ACACCCTGTACTTCTTCGGGGACAACAACTTCACCGAGTGGGCCTCTCTCTTTCGGCACTATTCCCCACCCCCATTTGGCCTGCTGGGAACCGCTCCAGCTTACAGCTTTGGAATCGCAG GAGCTGGCTCGGGGGTGCCCTTCCACTGGCATGGGCCTGGGTACTCAGAAGTGATCTACGGCCGTAAG CGCTGGTTCCTCTACCCACCTGAGAAGACGCCAGAGTTCCACCCCAACAAGACCACGCTGGCCTGGCTCCGGGACACATACCCAGCCCTGCCACCGTCTGCACGGCCCCTGGAGTGTACCATCCAGGCTG GTGCTGTACTTCCCTGA
- the JMJD8 gene encoding jmjC domain-containing protein 8 isoform X3, whose amino-acid sequence MPLPGRAQEVTSGVRPGCRPLPRRRSCRPMAGGRARGSRRAVRLSEGGGLMARASRLLALWALAAVALPGSGEEGDGGWYAFVRPVILQGLTDNSRFRALCSREKLLASFGDRVVRLSTANTYSYQKVDLPFQEYVEQLLHPQDPTSLGNDTLYFFGDNNFTEWASLFRHYSPPPFGLLGTAPAYSFGIAGAGSGVPFHWHGPGYSEVIYGRKRWFLYPPEKTPEFHPNKTTLAWLRDTYPALPPSARPLECTIQAGEVLYFPDRWWHATLNLDTSVFISTFLG is encoded by the exons ATGCCACTTCCGGGGCGGGCCCAAGAGGTCACTTCCGGGGTCCGTCCCGGCTGCCGGCCGTTGCCACGACGACGAAGCTGCCGGCCAATGGCTGGCGGACGGGCCCGAGGTTCCCGGCGTGCAGTGCGGCTGTCTGAGGGCGGCGGGCTCATGGCGCGGGCGTCGCGGCTGCTCGCGCTCTGGGCGTTGGCGGCTGTGGCTCTACCCGGCTCCGGGGAGGAGGGCGACGGCGGGTG GTACGCCTTCGTCAGGCCCGTCATCCTGCAGGGACTCACGGACAACTCG AGGTTCCGGGCCCTGTGCTCCCGCGAAAAGTTGCTGGCCTCGTTTGGGGACAGAGTGGTCCGCCTGAGCACCGCCAACACCTACTCCTACCAGAAAG TGGACTTGCCCTTCCAGGAGTATGTGGAGCAGCTGCTGCACCCTCAGGACCCCACCTCCCTAGGCAATG ACACCCTGTACTTCTTCGGGGACAACAACTTCACCGAGTGGGCCTCTCTCTTTCGGCACTATTCCCCACCCCCATTTGGCCTGCTGGGAACCGCTCCAGCTTACAGCTTTGGAATCGCAG GAGCTGGCTCGGGGGTGCCCTTCCACTGGCATGGGCCTGGGTACTCAGAAGTGATCTACGGCCGTAAG CGCTGGTTCCTCTACCCACCTGAGAAGACGCCAGAGTTCCACCCCAACAAGACCACGCTGGCCTGGCTCCGGGACACATACCCAGCCCTGCCACCGTCTGCACGGCCCCTGGAGTGTACCATCCAGGCTGGTGAG GTGCTGTACTTCCCTGACCGCTGGTGGCATGCCACACTCAACCTTGACACCAGCGTCTTCATCTCCACCTTCCTTGGCTAG
- the METRN gene encoding meteorin — protein MGASPGPGGRRAGLLPPPPGPAPRRGSGGGSPDYPDAARRAVGFPAPALLCALCCGLLAPAARAGYSEERCSWRGSGLTQEPGSVGQLALACAEGAVEWLYPAGALRLTLGGPDPSARPSIACLRPVPPFAGAQVFAERAGGALELLLAEGPGPAGGRCVRWGPRERRALFLQATPHRDISRRVAAFRFELREDGRPELSPQAHGLGVDGACRPCSDAELLLAACTSDFVIHGIIHGVAHDVDLQESVITVMAARVLRQTLPLFGRRGSGEQGLTSIRTPLRCGIRPGPGTFLFMGWSRFGEAWLGCAPRLQEFRRAYEAARAAHLHPCEVALH, from the exons ATGGGGGCTTCGCCGGGGCCGGGCGGCCGGCGCGCCGGGCTGCTCCCGCCGCCGCCCGGACCCGCGCCCCGCCGGGGCAGCGGTGGTGGGAGCCCCGACTACCCGGACGCCGCCCGCCGCGCCGTGGGGTTCCCGGCCCCGGCGCTGCTCTGCGCGCTGTGCTGCGGCCTCCTGGCCCCGGCCGCCCGCGCCGGCTACTCCGAAGAGCGCTGCAGCTGGAGGGGCAG CGGCCTCACCCAGGAGCCCGGCAGCGTGGGGCAGCTGGCCCTGGCCTGTGCGGAGGGCGCGGTTGAGTGGCTGTACCCGGCTGGGGCGCTGCGCCTGACCCTGGGCGGCCCCGACCCCAGCGCGCGGCCCAGCATCGCCTGTCTCCGGCCGGTGCCACCCTTCGCAGGCGCCCAGGTCTTCGCGGAGCGCGCAGGGGGCGCCCTGGAGCTGCTGCTGGCCGAAGGCCCGGGCCCGGCAGGGGGCCGCTGCGTGCGCTGGGGCCCCCGCGAGCGCCGGGCCCTCTTCCTGCAGGCCACGCCACACCGGGACATCAGCCGCCGCGTGGCCGCCTTCCGCTTTGAGCTGCGCGAGGACGGGCGCCCCGAGCTGTCCCCGCAGGCCCACGGTCTCGGCGTAGACG GTGCCTGCAGGCCCTGCAGCGATGCTGAGCTGCTCCTGGCTGCATGCACCAGCGACTTCG TAATTCACGGGATCATCCATGGGGTTGCCCATGACGTGGACCTGCAGGAGTCTGTCATCACCGTGATGGCTGCCCGTGTCCTCCGCCAGACGCTGCCGCTGTTCGGGAGGCGGGGATCTGGGGAGCAGGGGCTGACCTCCATTCGTACCCCACTGCGCTGTGGCATCCGCCCAGGCCCAGGCACCTTCCTCTTCATGGGCTGGAGCCGCTTCGGGGAGGCCTGGCTGGGCTGTGCCCCACGATTACAGGAGTTCCGCCGTGCCTACGAGGCTGCCCGCGctgcccacctccacccctgTGAGGTGGCGCTGCACTGA
- the JMJD8 gene encoding jmjC domain-containing protein 8 isoform X1, translating into MPLPGRAQEVTSGVRPGCRPLPRRRSCRPMAGGRARGSRRAVRLSEGGGLMARASRLLALWALAAVALPGSGEEGDGGWRPGGPGAVAEEERCTVERRSDLTYAEFVQQYAFVRPVILQGLTDNSRFRALCSREKLLASFGDRVVRLSTANTYSYQKVDLPFQEYVEQLLHPQDPTSLGNDTLYFFGDNNFTEWASLFRHYSPPPFGLLGTAPAYSFGIAGAGSGVPFHWHGPGYSEVIYGRKRWFLYPPEKTPEFHPNKTTLAWLRDTYPALPPSARPLECTIQAGEVLYFPDRWWHATLNLDTSVFISTFLG; encoded by the exons ATGCCACTTCCGGGGCGGGCCCAAGAGGTCACTTCCGGGGTCCGTCCCGGCTGCCGGCCGTTGCCACGACGACGAAGCTGCCGGCCAATGGCTGGCGGACGGGCCCGAGGTTCCCGGCGTGCAGTGCGGCTGTCTGAGGGCGGCGGGCTCATGGCGCGGGCGTCGCGGCTGCTCGCGCTCTGGGCGTTGGCGGCTGTGGCTCTACCCGGCTCCGGGGAGGAGGGCGACGGCGGGTG GCGCCCGGGCGGGCCGGGGGCCGTGGCGGAGGAGGAGCGCTGCACGGTGGAGCGTCGGTCCGACCTCACCTACGCCGAGTTCGTGCAGCA GTACGCCTTCGTCAGGCCCGTCATCCTGCAGGGACTCACGGACAACTCG AGGTTCCGGGCCCTGTGCTCCCGCGAAAAGTTGCTGGCCTCGTTTGGGGACAGAGTGGTCCGCCTGAGCACCGCCAACACCTACTCCTACCAGAAAG TGGACTTGCCCTTCCAGGAGTATGTGGAGCAGCTGCTGCACCCTCAGGACCCCACCTCCCTAGGCAATG ACACCCTGTACTTCTTCGGGGACAACAACTTCACCGAGTGGGCCTCTCTCTTTCGGCACTATTCCCCACCCCCATTTGGCCTGCTGGGAACCGCTCCAGCTTACAGCTTTGGAATCGCAG GAGCTGGCTCGGGGGTGCCCTTCCACTGGCATGGGCCTGGGTACTCAGAAGTGATCTACGGCCGTAAG CGCTGGTTCCTCTACCCACCTGAGAAGACGCCAGAGTTCCACCCCAACAAGACCACGCTGGCCTGGCTCCGGGACACATACCCAGCCCTGCCACCGTCTGCACGGCCCCTGGAGTGTACCATCCAGGCTGGTGAG GTGCTGTACTTCCCTGACCGCTGGTGGCATGCCACACTCAACCTTGACACCAGCGTCTTCATCTCCACCTTCCTTGGCTAG
- the FBXL16 gene encoding F-box/LRR-repeat protein 16, with the protein MSGPGVDGDPKPPCLPRNGLVKLPGQPNGLGAASITKGTPATKNRPCQPPPPPTLPPPSLAAPLPRAALAGGPCPLAGGPASALAPGPPAERPPLATDEKILNGLFWYFSACEKCVLAQVCKAWRRVLYQPKFWAGLTPVLHAKELYNVLPGGEKEFVNLQGFAARGFEGFCLVGVSDLDICEFIDNYALSKKGVKAMSLKRSTITDAGLEVMLEQMQGVVRLELSGCNDFTEAGLWSSLSARITSLSVSDCINVADDAIAAISQLLPNLAELSLQAYHVTDTALAYFTARQGHSTHTLRLLSCWEITNHGVVNVVHSLPNLTALSLSGCSKVTDDGVELVAENLRKLRSLDLSWCPRITDMALEYVACDLHRLEELVLDRCVRITDTGLSYLSTMSSLRSLYLRWCCQVQDFGLKHLLALGSLRLLSLAGCPLLTTTGLSGLVQLQELEELELTNCPGATPELFKYFSQHLPRCLVIE; encoded by the exons ATGTCGGGCCCGGGCGTCGACGGCGACCCCAAGCCTCCATGCTTGCCTCGAAATGGTCTGGTGAAGCTGCCAGGCCAGCCCAACGGCCTGGGTGCGGCCAGCATCACCAAGGGCACGCCGGCCACCAAGAACCGTCCCTGCCAgccaccacccccacccaccctcccACCACCCAGCCTGGCTGCTCCACTGCCCCGGGCTGCCCTGGCTGGGGGCCCGTGCCCCCTGGCAGGTGGACCAGCCTCAGCCTTGGCACCTGGGCCCCCAGCGGAGCGGCCACCACTGGCCACGGACGAGAAGATCCTCAATGGGCTCTTCTGGTATTTCTCGGCCTGCGAGAAGTGTGTGCTGGCCCAGGTGTGCAAGGCCTGGCGGCGCGTGCTTTACCAGCCCAAGTTCTGGGCAGGCCTCACGCCGGTGCTGCACGCCAAGGAGCTCTACAATGTGCTGCCTGGCGGCGAGAAGGAGTTCGTGAACCTGCAGGGCTTTGCTGCAAGAGGCTTCGAGGGCTTCTGCCTGGTTGGCGTCTCCGACCTGGACATCTGTGAGTTCATTGACAACTATGCGCTCTCCAAGAAGGGTGTCAAAGCCATGAGCCTCAAGCGCTCCACCATCACGGACGCAGGCCTCGAG GTTATGCTTGAACAGATGCAGGGCGTGGTGCGTCTGGAGCTGTCGGGCTGCAACGACTTCACCGAGGCCGGGCTGTGGTCCAGCCTGAGCGCGCGCATCACCTCGCTGAGCGTGAGTGACTGCATCAACGTGGCCGACGACGCCATCGCGGCCATCTCGCAGCTGCTGCCCAACCTGGCGGAGCTAAGCCTGCAGGCCTACCACGTGACGGACACAGCGCTGGCCTACTTCACGGCGCGCCAGGGCCACAGCACGCACACGCTGCGCCTGCTCTCCTGCTGGGAGATCACCAACCACGGCGTGGTCAACGTGGTGCACAGCCTGCCCAACCTCACCGCGCTCAGCCTCTCGGGCTGCTCCAAGGTCACCGACGACGGCGTGGAGCTCGTGGCCGAGAACCTGCGCAAGCtgcgcagccttgacctctcgtGGTGCCCACGCATCACCGACATGGCGCTGGAGTACGTGGCTTGCGACCTGCACCGCCTGGAGGAGCTCGTGCTCGACAG GTGTGTACGCATCACGGACACTGGCCTCAGCTATCTGTCCACCATGTCGTCCCTCCGCAGCCTCTACCTGCGATGGTGCTGCCAG GTGCAGGACTTCGGGCTGAAGCACCTCCTGGCCCTGGGGAGTTTGCGCCTCCTGTCTCTGGCAG GCTGCCCGCTGCTCACTACCACCGGGCTGTCGGGCTTGGTGCAGCTGCAGGAGCTGGAGGAGCTGGAACTGACCAACTGCCCCGGGGCCACCCCCGAGCTCTTCAAGTACTTCTCGCAGCACCTGCCTCGCTGCCTCGTTATTGAGTAG